One genomic window of Paenibacillus xylanilyticus includes the following:
- a CDS encoding exo-beta-N-acetylmuramidase NamZ domain-containing protein, with product MSRGAIVRTGLDRLFEGDSHPWLQGGSRLGLITNPTGITSDFVSSVEVCAGLADAELTALYACEHGLDGELQAGVRFGDTVHPRLGIPVFSLYGEHKKPTPSMLAGVDTVLFDIQDIGVRYYTYASTLFQMMEACAEAGKRMLVLDRPNPLGGEAVEGGVLSAGYESLVGAWRIPIRTGLTVGELALMVNSQANVPCELDVITMDGWRRDFHFTDTGLPWMLPSPNVPTLNTVQVYPGTCLFEGTNVSEGRGTTIPFEWIGAPWIDGHQLAARFRSYGLKGVHVHPVYMSPTFSKHAGELCGGIRIFITDSSEFRAVETGLVLLHELASLYSEEFHWLEPPRPGSRYFIDLLTGGREVREGIHIQENLFDLVETWNAQAKEWGERRKPFLLYS from the coding sequence ATGAGCAGAGGGGCTATCGTAAGAACTGGACTTGACCGATTGTTCGAGGGGGATTCCCACCCGTGGTTGCAGGGGGGGTCCCGCCTTGGTTTGATAACGAATCCAACCGGCATTACGTCTGATTTTGTCTCTTCAGTGGAGGTGTGCGCCGGATTAGCAGATGCGGAGCTGACGGCATTATATGCCTGTGAACATGGATTGGACGGTGAGCTTCAGGCCGGAGTCCGATTCGGGGATACGGTGCATCCGCGTTTGGGCATCCCTGTGTTCAGTCTCTATGGAGAACACAAGAAACCGACCCCATCCATGCTCGCCGGAGTGGATACCGTGCTGTTCGACATTCAGGATATAGGTGTTCGCTACTACACATACGCCTCCACCTTATTTCAAATGATGGAAGCCTGTGCTGAAGCAGGCAAACGCATGTTGGTGCTCGATCGTCCCAATCCGCTTGGCGGGGAGGCAGTGGAAGGCGGGGTCCTGAGTGCGGGATACGAATCACTTGTCGGTGCCTGGCGTATTCCAATCCGCACTGGATTAACGGTCGGTGAGCTGGCCTTAATGGTGAACAGCCAGGCCAATGTTCCATGTGAACTTGACGTCATCACGATGGACGGGTGGAGGAGAGACTTTCATTTTACGGATACGGGACTGCCCTGGATGCTCCCATCGCCAAACGTACCTACCTTAAATACGGTACAGGTATATCCGGGTACTTGCCTGTTCGAAGGTACCAATGTGTCGGAGGGGAGGGGAACAACAATCCCGTTCGAGTGGATTGGAGCACCTTGGATCGATGGGCATCAGCTGGCTGCACGATTTCGGAGTTATGGGCTGAAGGGGGTGCATGTGCATCCTGTGTACATGTCTCCGACGTTCTCCAAGCATGCAGGTGAGTTATGCGGAGGCATCCGGATCTTTATTACGGATAGCAGCGAGTTCCGGGCTGTGGAAACAGGACTCGTTCTACTGCATGAACTGGCTTCGCTCTATTCCGAAGAATTCCACTGGTTGGAGCCGCCACGGCCTGGTTCGAGGTATTTTATTGATTTGTTGACAGGAGGCAGGGAAGTCAGGGAAGGGATACATATCCAAGAGAACTTGTTCGATCTAGTTGAAACATGGAATGCACAGGCGAAGGAATGGGGAGAGCGGCGCAAGCCGTTTTTGTTGTATTCATGA
- a CDS encoding BadF/BadG/BcrA/BcrD ATPase family protein codes for MRVYAGIDGGGTNTDAAIISESGEVLARFSGGPTNPHSVPPDQAISELRRVLDGLFNLRTDLSTNCEGICLGMSGVDSVQERQMIAEAVTDYTKRSLHQSVKACPVWIVSEGEIALMAVLGHTQGVLCISGTGSIVYGFTPEGERYRAGGWGHLLGDEGSGYRIGQRALQAVMQSHDGILPPTKLTSLILQVLSLHSPIELKKKVYQSDWGKSDTASLARLAVEAGEHGDEVARAFITEEAGQLANTAKALIARHITFRSAQVVLSGSLFRHSALFRSEFIHKLSATYSELDFVQQDNAPPPAVGAAQLAKMRCSLHGSL; via the coding sequence TTGCGAGTATATGCAGGCATTGATGGAGGCGGTACCAATACTGATGCAGCAATCATTTCTGAATCTGGTGAAGTTCTTGCCCGGTTCAGCGGCGGACCTACCAATCCACACAGCGTACCACCCGATCAGGCCATTTCAGAACTGCGGAGGGTACTGGATGGGCTGTTTAACCTAAGAACTGATTTGTCGACAAATTGTGAAGGTATATGTCTTGGGATGTCAGGTGTAGACAGCGTGCAGGAGAGACAGATGATTGCTGAAGCCGTAACAGACTATACCAAGCGTAGTCTTCATCAGAGTGTGAAGGCTTGTCCCGTTTGGATTGTATCTGAGGGGGAGATCGCCCTTATGGCCGTACTTGGTCATACTCAGGGAGTCTTATGTATATCAGGTACAGGATCTATTGTTTACGGATTTACACCGGAAGGTGAACGATACCGTGCTGGAGGTTGGGGGCACCTGCTTGGGGATGAAGGCAGTGGCTATCGCATCGGGCAACGGGCGCTTCAGGCTGTTATGCAAAGCCATGATGGCATTCTCCCCCCAACCAAACTAACCTCACTCATTTTGCAAGTGCTGAGTCTGCACTCTCCCATTGAACTGAAGAAGAAGGTATATCAATCCGATTGGGGTAAGTCCGATACGGCATCTCTAGCCCGCCTTGCCGTTGAAGCTGGGGAACATGGCGATGAAGTTGCCAGGGCATTCATTACTGAAGAAGCAGGGCAGCTGGCGAATACAGCCAAAGCTTTGATTGCCCGTCATATCACATTTAGATCGGCTCAGGTCGTCCTGTCAGGGTCTCTGTTCCGTCACTCTGCCTTATTCCGAAGCGAATTTATACACAAACTATCGGCAACCTACAGTGAGCTCGACTTTGTCCAGCAGGATAATGCCCCGCCTCCGGCGGTTGGTGCGGCACAGCTGGCCAAAATGCGATGTTCCCTTCATGGATCACTTTGA
- a CDS encoding anhydro-N-acetylmuramic acid kinase, producing MDTGSYPMWEQYRLKQDHYVIGLMSGTSLDGTDAALVHIQTDASGALSNISLMDFICVPYSNELRNVLIRLCSPETARVDDLTTAHFGVSEWYAHSVMKLIRSAGLSPGQVDAISMHGQTVWHSPVPSAFPGPEGSLQVASTLQIGEGAVVRERTGLPVISNLRARDVAAGGEGAPLTPYADALMFRSTTEGRLVQNIGGIGNVTVLPAASSQVGISAFDTGPGNMVIDAIVRQETNGRQHYDPNGSIAAKGTPDQDLVELCLDDDYFRRMPPKSTGREVYGAAYAERLMDLSAARSLSLEDTLATATCLTAETIVRAVEDFVLPNVPISAMLACGGGTSNATLMKMIQGRLPKGIRLERTTDYGIPDDAREAIGFALLGHEALMGRTNTLPEVTGARHAVISGTLTL from the coding sequence ATGGATACAGGCAGCTATCCGATGTGGGAACAGTATCGCTTGAAGCAAGATCATTATGTCATAGGGCTGATGTCCGGAACATCCCTTGATGGGACAGATGCAGCTCTGGTACACATTCAGACGGATGCCAGCGGGGCATTATCCAATATCAGCCTGATGGATTTCATCTGTGTTCCATATTCCAATGAGCTGAGGAACGTATTAATTCGATTGTGTTCTCCAGAAACAGCGAGGGTGGATGACCTGACGACGGCACACTTCGGCGTATCAGAGTGGTACGCACACAGTGTCATGAAGCTGATTCGTTCGGCAGGCCTCTCGCCTGGACAAGTGGATGCGATCAGTATGCACGGACAAACGGTGTGGCACTCACCGGTCCCGTCAGCGTTTCCCGGACCGGAGGGGAGTCTTCAAGTGGCATCCACATTGCAGATCGGTGAAGGGGCCGTCGTGCGGGAACGGACCGGACTGCCGGTGATCAGTAACCTGCGTGCAAGAGATGTTGCTGCTGGCGGGGAGGGAGCACCGCTCACACCATATGCGGATGCTCTTATGTTTCGCAGCACGACCGAGGGGCGACTGGTACAGAATATCGGCGGTATTGGCAATGTGACCGTGCTTCCAGCTGCTTCATCGCAAGTGGGCATCTCTGCATTCGATACAGGACCGGGAAACATGGTGATAGATGCCATTGTGCGACAGGAAACGAACGGCAGACAGCATTATGACCCCAATGGAAGCATTGCCGCCAAGGGGACACCTGATCAGGACCTGGTGGAGCTGTGTCTGGACGACGATTATTTCAGAAGAATGCCTCCCAAAAGCACCGGGCGGGAGGTTTACGGTGCTGCTTATGCAGAGCGTTTGATGGACCTGTCAGCTGCACGTTCCTTATCCCTGGAAGATACTTTGGCTACGGCCACTTGTTTGACAGCAGAGACCATTGTGCGGGCTGTAGAGGACTTTGTGCTACCGAATGTACCGATCTCGGCCATGCTGGCTTGCGGCGGGGGAACTTCGAATGCCACATTAATGAAAATGATTCAAGGCAGACTTCCGAAAGGTATCCGATTGGAGCGGACCACAGATTATGGCATACCAGACGATGCCCGCGAAGCTATTGGGTTTGCCCTCCTGGGTCATGAAGCATTAATGGGTAGAACAAATACGCTCCCGGAGGTTACTGGGGCCAGGCATGCTGTCATCTCGGGTACACTTACACTGTAG
- a CDS encoding carbohydrate ABC transporter permease: protein MQTALAPKSSAPRTSRVARLWRDYGWAYLFILAPVLLFLIFTLYPVLTALVMSFQKYNIMNSTWVGMDNYERLIKDETFWKSIKNTIIFTVGTVPVNILITFVLSYFIFQMKSKWQTFFKATLYLPAVASGVTISIVWLAIFDPTDSGLLNRFLGLFGLDPVIWLGQSGTALFSLILMNWLGSHGAGIILYLAAMGGIPKSLYEAADIDHASGWTQFSKITWPLLKPTTLYLLVTGVITSFQVFISVYLMTQGGPNFATTTIAYLIYETAFKFYEFGLASAQSFVLAIIIIVISVIQFKYFSSDIEY from the coding sequence ATGCAGACCGCCCTTGCGCCAAAGTCGTCCGCACCCCGGACTTCCCGGGTTGCCCGGCTTTGGCGAGACTATGGGTGGGCGTATTTATTTATCCTGGCGCCTGTCCTGCTGTTTCTCATCTTCACCCTCTATCCGGTTCTGACCGCTCTTGTGATGAGCTTCCAGAAATATAACATTATGAATTCAACCTGGGTTGGAATGGATAATTACGAGCGCCTGATCAAGGATGAAACGTTCTGGAAGTCGATTAAAAATACAATCATCTTCACTGTGGGTACGGTTCCGGTCAATATTCTCATTACATTTGTCCTGTCTTATTTCATCTTCCAGATGAAAAGCAAGTGGCAGACCTTTTTCAAAGCTACCTTGTATCTGCCTGCGGTGGCATCAGGAGTAACCATCTCCATCGTGTGGCTGGCGATCTTTGATCCGACCGATTCGGGGCTCTTGAACCGCTTCCTTGGCCTTTTCGGACTTGATCCGGTGATCTGGCTGGGCCAGTCGGGAACGGCACTGTTTTCACTCATCCTGATGAACTGGCTCGGTTCGCATGGTGCAGGCATTATTTTGTATCTCGCAGCCATGGGAGGCATTCCGAAATCGCTGTATGAAGCAGCGGACATTGACCATGCCAGTGGATGGACCCAGTTTAGCAAAATAACCTGGCCGCTCCTTAAGCCAACCACGTTGTATCTGCTGGTTACGGGTGTAATTACATCGTTTCAGGTATTTATCTCCGTATACTTGATGACACAGGGCGGACCCAACTTCGCAACAACAACAATCGCCTATCTGATCTACGAAACGGCGTTTAAGTTCTATGAGTTCGGATTGGCATCAGCGCAGTCCTTCGTGCTCGCAATCATTATCATTGTCATCTCCGTTATCCAGTTCAAGTATTTCTCAAGCGATATTGAATATTAG
- a CDS encoding ABC transporter ATP-binding protein — translation MARVEFRQVRKEFKDDHKGTFTAVAGSDFVIEDKEFVVFVGPSGCGKTTSLRMIAGLEKQTSGDIVIGDRVVNDLHPKDRDIAMVFQDYALYPHMTIRENLSFGLKNLKKPKSYIDEQVQNAASILGLEAMLERKPRELSGGQRQRVAVGRAIVRDPQVFLFDEPLSNLDAKLRVQMRVELGELHKRLGATIVYVTHDQVEAMTLGERIVVMNHGDIQQVASPKELYASPRNMFVAGFIGSPAMNFIDARIEGDQVAVEGASFTLPEDVLVRLKSHQGKRVILGLRPEHIFGDDVAPNIPTDHMLQARVQVVEHLGSENLVYFHLGARTVTAKVHPETHAYVGMDKNFVLDLRKAHFFDPETELAIGRE, via the coding sequence ATGGCACGCGTGGAGTTTCGCCAAGTGCGCAAAGAATTCAAAGACGATCATAAAGGAACGTTCACGGCTGTGGCCGGCTCGGACTTTGTTATAGAAGATAAGGAATTCGTTGTGTTTGTTGGTCCTTCGGGTTGTGGAAAAACAACATCACTGCGAATGATCGCCGGTCTGGAGAAGCAAACGAGCGGGGATATTGTCATCGGCGATCGGGTCGTTAACGACCTGCATCCGAAGGACCGGGATATTGCAATGGTATTTCAGGATTATGCACTCTACCCGCACATGACCATTCGGGAGAATCTGTCCTTTGGCCTGAAAAATCTCAAAAAGCCAAAATCCTATATTGATGAGCAGGTGCAGAACGCTGCTTCCATTCTTGGGCTTGAGGCAATGTTGGAGCGCAAGCCGCGTGAATTGTCTGGTGGTCAACGTCAGCGGGTAGCGGTGGGCCGGGCCATTGTCCGTGATCCGCAGGTATTCCTGTTCGATGAACCCCTGTCCAATCTGGATGCGAAACTGCGTGTGCAAATGCGAGTAGAACTGGGTGAACTGCACAAGCGGCTTGGAGCTACCATTGTGTATGTCACGCATGATCAGGTGGAAGCCATGACACTCGGAGAACGAATTGTGGTCATGAATCATGGCGACATTCAGCAGGTAGCCTCGCCGAAAGAGCTGTATGCGAGTCCTCGCAACATGTTCGTTGCCGGATTCATTGGTTCTCCTGCCATGAACTTCATTGATGCACGCATTGAAGGAGATCAGGTTGCCGTGGAAGGTGCATCCTTCACCTTGCCGGAGGATGTGCTCGTCCGTCTGAAGAGCCATCAGGGCAAGCGAGTGATTCTTGGTCTGCGCCCAGAGCATATTTTTGGAGATGATGTCGCACCTAATATTCCAACAGACCATATGCTGCAGGCTCGTGTTCAGGTTGTGGAGCATCTGGGCTCGGAAAATCTGGTGTACTTTCACCTTGGTGCCCGTACCGTAACGGCCAAAGTACATCCGGAGACCCATGCGTACGTCGGTATGGATAAAAACTTCGTGCTGGACTTGCGAAAAGCACATTTTTTCGATCCGGAGACCGAGCTGGCCATCGGCCGGGAGTAG
- a CDS encoding MurR/RpiR family transcriptional regulator gives MKGGLVRLRALMDDLTPSERKIGAYILDHPQETVQSSVAQLSERSGGSPAAIIRLCKSLGVSGFQELKLKIAGDLQTGEQYHYTEIRPQDSMESIIQHVSANNIQSVKDTVHILDPRLVEQAVDALHRAKRIFFYGVGASNLIALDAHYKFMRINRTSFSFADPHMQISSSTTLREDDAVVCISYSGETSNVISCLKHALEGGAATISITKWGSNTLSSLADVPLKITSTESDIRSGATSSRIAQLNVIDILYLAIASRDYNQSIEYLEKSRQAILEHK, from the coding sequence ATGAAAGGTGGACTCGTACGTTTACGCGCATTAATGGATGACCTGACCCCGTCGGAACGGAAGATCGGGGCCTATATTCTCGATCATCCCCAGGAGACGGTCCAGTCTTCCGTGGCACAGCTGTCCGAACGGAGCGGTGGCAGTCCCGCTGCCATTATCCGTCTATGCAAATCATTGGGCGTATCCGGATTTCAGGAGCTGAAGCTGAAGATTGCGGGCGATTTGCAAACGGGTGAGCAATATCACTATACGGAGATTCGTCCTCAGGACTCGATGGAGAGCATCATTCAGCATGTATCCGCAAACAATATCCAATCGGTGAAGGATACGGTCCATATATTGGACCCACGACTGGTTGAGCAGGCTGTTGATGCACTGCACCGGGCAAAGCGAATTTTTTTCTATGGCGTAGGGGCCTCGAACCTGATTGCACTGGATGCACACTACAAGTTCATGCGAATCAATCGCACAAGCTTTTCGTTTGCGGATCCGCACATGCAAATTTCCTCTTCCACAACCCTTCGTGAAGATGATGCCGTTGTATGTATCTCCTACTCGGGGGAAACCTCAAATGTCATTTCGTGTCTGAAGCATGCTCTCGAAGGCGGAGCAGCAACAATCAGTATTACCAAATGGGGGAGTAACACGCTCAGCAGTCTGGCGGATGTACCCTTAAAGATTACTTCCACTGAAAGCGATATCCGAAGTGGAGCAACATCTTCGCGAATTGCGCAGCTGAATGTAATTGATATTCTCTACCTGGCCATTGCCAGCCGGGATTATAACCAGTCTATTGAGTATCTGGAGAAGAGCCGTCAGGCTATTTTGGAACATAAATGA
- the murQ gene encoding N-acetylmuramic acid 6-phosphate etherase, with product MNHMLNSLLTEQPNPQTDHIDELPSAEIMELINREDQRIAELIQPLIPVIARAADRIVEAFQSGGRLFYVGAGTSGRLGILDASECPPTYGTPPSMVQGIIAGGFRAVKDPVEGAEDSESQGASDLSEHGLDKNDVVVGIAASGRTPYVIGAMKYAREKGAGVISLSNNAGTPMTLLADVSIEAVMGPEVVMGSTRMKAGSAQKMILNMLTTTAMIRLGKVYRNFMVDLNPSNEKLVHRAKRMIQLATGASESDIEQTFTAAGGHVKTAIVMLMADVNALEARRRLDLADGFVRTAIAGPS from the coding sequence ATGAACCATATGCTTAACTCATTGCTAACGGAACAGCCTAATCCGCAGACGGATCATATAGATGAGCTGCCCTCGGCAGAGATTATGGAATTGATAAATAGGGAAGATCAACGCATTGCCGAATTAATCCAACCGCTCATCCCCGTGATTGCACGGGCGGCAGATCGAATTGTGGAAGCCTTTCAGTCGGGAGGAAGACTGTTCTATGTCGGTGCAGGAACCAGTGGCAGATTGGGGATACTTGATGCTTCGGAATGTCCACCAACTTACGGAACACCACCTTCTATGGTACAGGGCATTATCGCAGGGGGCTTTCGGGCCGTGAAGGATCCTGTGGAAGGAGCTGAGGACAGTGAATCCCAAGGCGCCTCTGATCTGAGTGAGCATGGTCTGGATAAGAATGATGTTGTGGTGGGCATTGCTGCCAGCGGGCGAACTCCCTATGTCATCGGAGCAATGAAGTATGCGAGGGAAAAAGGAGCAGGTGTCATCAGCCTGAGCAATAATGCCGGTACACCAATGACCCTCCTGGCTGATGTGAGCATTGAAGCGGTCATGGGCCCCGAGGTTGTGATGGGGTCGACTCGGATGAAGGCAGGCAGTGCACAGAAAATGATCCTGAATATGCTGACGACTACAGCCATGATCAGACTGGGCAAAGTTTACCGGAACTTCATGGTCGACCTGAACCCCTCCAACGAGAAGCTTGTCCATCGGGCCAAACGAATGATACAGCTTGCCACCGGTGCGAGTGAATCCGATATTGAACAAACCTTCACTGCCGCAGGCGGACACGTTAAAACAGCCATCGTCATGCTGATGGCAGACGTGAATGCGCTCGAAGCACGGCGCAGACTGGATCTGGCTGACGGCTTCGTTCGTACAGCTATTGCAGGGCCGTCCTGA
- a CDS encoding ABC transporter substrate-binding protein, giving the protein MKKKGLVLAMVLMMVWITACGNSGGAASEDPNADDTVTVWTYPVHGTYEDELKELIADFNKEHPNITVKTEMLSWAEGPKKFDVALNAGNPPDLYFHSVDGTYVNTGLALELDSYLTPEIKDDYLPGTLELGQIQGKQYGLPLYQFQWAWGGNKRILEEAGIDWKSIQQNGWTWSEFNEAASKLTKTLDSGAKQYALVTDGTSLDFIEMLSRNNGMIDVLDQEGAFQWNDGRILDTLSFIQNLMDQGYMPKETAAIAPAKRTDMFYAGETAMISKAIPYYDVMIQNRNKDIDDGKVQGEKIDFVLLPVPHNDNQQAATTMGGEGYVAFKQKKDKGEQHAKNTFLVMEALSGAKAGNSANELALPFVRQSQVDLFAGKELGKPDNLEAAQVMAENIAMPVVLELDIDKASQQKQFKEQVVKPNIQALFSGEKTPEQIAEDFKSKGQQMFGQ; this is encoded by the coding sequence ATGAAGAAAAAGGGTCTGGTTTTGGCAATGGTACTAATGATGGTCTGGATTACAGCCTGCGGAAATAGCGGTGGGGCTGCTTCGGAAGACCCCAATGCGGACGACACCGTGACGGTATGGACCTACCCGGTGCATGGTACTTATGAAGACGAATTGAAAGAGCTGATTGCCGACTTCAATAAAGAACACCCGAACATTACCGTGAAGACGGAGATGCTCTCCTGGGCGGAAGGACCCAAAAAGTTCGATGTGGCGCTAAATGCGGGAAATCCGCCGGATCTGTACTTTCACAGTGTGGATGGAACGTATGTAAATACGGGACTTGCGCTTGAACTGGATAGCTATCTGACTCCCGAGATCAAGGACGACTACCTGCCTGGTACGCTGGAGTTAGGTCAGATTCAGGGTAAACAGTACGGCCTACCGTTATATCAATTCCAGTGGGCTTGGGGCGGCAACAAACGTATTCTGGAGGAGGCCGGCATCGATTGGAAGTCCATTCAGCAAAATGGCTGGACCTGGTCGGAATTCAATGAAGCAGCCTCCAAGCTCACCAAAACGCTGGATAGCGGAGCTAAGCAGTATGCACTCGTTACCGACGGCACTTCCCTTGATTTCATTGAAATGCTCTCCCGGAATAACGGCATGATCGACGTTCTGGATCAAGAGGGTGCGTTCCAATGGAATGATGGCCGGATTCTAGATACGCTCTCTTTTATCCAAAATCTGATGGACCAAGGTTACATGCCGAAGGAGACAGCAGCTATTGCCCCGGCGAAACGGACGGATATGTTCTATGCAGGAGAGACTGCCATGATCTCCAAGGCCATTCCTTATTACGATGTGATGATCCAGAACCGCAACAAGGACATTGATGATGGCAAAGTGCAGGGAGAGAAAATCGACTTTGTCCTACTGCCTGTTCCGCATAATGACAATCAGCAAGCGGCAACTACGATGGGCGGTGAAGGGTACGTAGCCTTCAAGCAGAAGAAGGACAAAGGTGAACAGCATGCCAAGAATACGTTCCTGGTTATGGAGGCGTTAAGCGGTGCAAAAGCGGGGAACTCTGCCAACGAGCTCGCACTCCCTTTTGTCAGACAATCTCAAGTTGATCTGTTTGCAGGCAAAGAATTGGGCAAACCGGATAATCTGGAGGCTGCCCAAGTAATGGCTGAGAACATTGCAATGCCTGTTGTGCTGGAGCTGGACATTGATAAGGCTTCACAGCAAAAGCAATTCAAGGAGCAGGTTGTAAAACCAAATATTCAGGCCCTGTTCTCGGGAGAGAAAACGCCGGAGCAGATTGCAGAAGACTTCAAGAGCAAAGGCCAGCAGATGTTTGGACAATAA
- a CDS encoding carbohydrate ABC transporter permease → MKSTQKRTLLVVASILLAVWALVTIIPMYWMLVGSVQDTTMSASFKPQMIPEQLSLSPYERFFAKTDAWRWLYNSLLISIILTVTNVFFASLAGYAFAKLKFPGSQAVFWVLLGTMMIPAQVTLIPLYILMVNVFDLGDTYTAIILPAAVSVGNIFLMKQFMSTLPTSLIHAARIDACSEFGIFWKVILPMAKPGIAVLAIFTFVASWNEFFWPFLITNSNEMRTIQVGLASFVFAESTDFGAMMAGATIGALPMIILFFSLQRYFLQGITIGAVKG, encoded by the coding sequence ATGAAATCAACTCAGAAAAGGACGCTGCTTGTCGTAGCCTCCATTCTGCTGGCCGTTTGGGCACTGGTGACCATCATTCCGATGTACTGGATGCTCGTCGGTTCGGTACAGGACACTACGATGTCTGCCTCTTTCAAACCGCAGATGATTCCGGAGCAGCTGTCGCTGTCACCGTATGAACGTTTTTTTGCCAAAACCGATGCGTGGCGCTGGCTCTATAACTCATTATTGATCTCGATCATTCTGACCGTGACGAATGTGTTTTTTGCATCCCTCGCGGGATATGCATTTGCCAAGCTGAAATTTCCCGGCAGCCAGGCCGTATTCTGGGTTTTGCTTGGCACGATGATGATTCCGGCTCAGGTGACGCTGATTCCGCTATACATCCTGATGGTCAACGTGTTTGACCTGGGGGACACGTATACAGCGATCATTCTGCCAGCGGCGGTCAGTGTGGGCAACATTTTCTTGATGAAACAGTTCATGTCGACACTGCCGACATCGCTGATACATGCGGCACGCATTGATGCATGCAGCGAGTTCGGCATCTTCTGGAAAGTGATTCTGCCTATGGCGAAGCCGGGAATTGCCGTGCTTGCCATCTTCACCTTTGTGGCATCATGGAATGAATTTTTCTGGCCCTTCTTAATTACCAATTCCAATGAAATGAGAACCATTCAGGTGGGGCTGGCTTCGTTCGTATTTGCCGAATCAACCGACTTCGGTGCCATGATGGCCGGGGCAACCATTGGTGCTCTGCCCATGATTATTTTATTCTTCTCATTGCAGCGTTACTTTCTGCAAGGGATTACCATTGGTGCAGTTAAAGGTTAA